Proteins encoded together in one Corynebacterium liangguodongii window:
- a CDS encoding class E sortase produces MPPTPPRPAGRAPRRASASQVAGELLLTAGIVLLLFAFYEAFWTNLASGKLQDNAQHSLESTWVNPRTVKTPQLGDVLARMYIPAFGADYQFAIIEGVGEEDLRAGPGRYPDTQLPGRPGNFAVAGHRVGKGAPFNDLGKLNACDAIVVETQTHWLTYRVLPMTTDPQQRAGEASRCMGTRLAPRVAAGDYSGVLGRHITTPNDVSVLNPVPGTARVEVAPGAEALLTLTTCHPQFSNAERMIIHAVMVEAVDKAAGPPAAMKEVS; encoded by the coding sequence ATGCCCCCAACACCGCCGCGCCCCGCCGGACGCGCACCGCGCCGCGCAAGCGCCAGCCAGGTCGCCGGAGAGCTCTTGCTCACCGCAGGGATAGTGCTGCTTCTCTTCGCATTCTACGAGGCGTTTTGGACCAACCTCGCGTCCGGGAAGCTGCAGGACAACGCCCAACACTCCCTCGAATCCACTTGGGTAAATCCGCGCACAGTGAAAACCCCGCAGCTCGGAGACGTGCTCGCGCGGATGTACATCCCCGCCTTCGGGGCGGACTACCAATTCGCCATCATCGAAGGGGTCGGAGAGGAGGACCTGCGCGCCGGGCCCGGCCGCTACCCCGACACGCAGCTTCCGGGGCGGCCGGGAAACTTCGCCGTGGCCGGCCACCGCGTGGGCAAGGGCGCGCCGTTTAATGACCTCGGCAAGCTCAACGCCTGCGACGCCATAGTGGTGGAAACGCAGACGCACTGGCTCACCTACCGCGTCCTGCCCATGACGACCGACCCGCAGCAACGCGCCGGGGAGGCGAGCCGGTGCATGGGCACCCGCCTCGCCCCGCGGGTTGCGGCGGGGGACTACTCCGGCGTGCTGGGCCGCCACATCACCACGCCTAACGACGTGAGCGTGCTCAACCCGGTCCCGGGAACGGCCCGGGTCGAGGTGGCGCCCGGGGCCGAGGCCCTGCTTACCCTCACCACTTGCCACCCTCAGTTCTCCAACGCTGAGCGTATGATCATCCACGCCGTGATGGTGGAGGCGGTGGACAAGGCGGCCGGCCCGCCGGCCGCGATGAAGGAGGTGAGTTAG
- the yidC gene encoding membrane protein insertase YidC, with protein MIELFVYPVSAVMKFWHWLLADVLSVESSHSWVASVVLLVVTVRGLIAPLQWYSYKTSRLLVLMRPHLAEIESRYGQGTTVEAVRGKEQATKELHERYQYNPFAGCMPVLIQLPFFLGLYRLLLWMAVPESSSGRALGVLAPAEVESFRASTFAGVPLPAYMSMNAEQFAHLGTTRGDVSGLAIPMLIAAAFFTTLNLVISQIRMRSTLEWGNPASQRVYCFVWCLVPIVPAGITLAGLTGLVPVALLLYWVSGNFWTIVQNITLWVLTVRAFPLEDHHREHMRQAKEAEMSKRRSRHEWKRSRRRRRAGALVKPWTIASVRRDLAAEKAAAGAARAEEKAEKKRIAAQRRAAVRESNQLRREEARRKASEKARAQQQEKEPEPEPEERGGEEA; from the coding sequence ATGATTGAGCTCTTCGTGTATCCCGTATCAGCGGTGATGAAGTTCTGGCACTGGCTGCTCGCCGATGTGTTATCGGTGGAGAGTTCCCATTCCTGGGTCGCCTCCGTGGTCCTGCTCGTGGTCACCGTGCGCGGGCTCATCGCGCCCCTGCAGTGGTACTCCTATAAGACGAGCCGCCTGCTGGTGCTCATGCGCCCCCACCTGGCCGAGATCGAGAGCCGCTACGGCCAGGGGACGACGGTGGAGGCCGTGCGTGGCAAGGAGCAGGCGACCAAGGAGCTGCACGAGCGCTACCAGTACAATCCCTTCGCCGGCTGCATGCCGGTGCTCATCCAGCTGCCGTTCTTCCTCGGGCTCTACCGCCTCTTGCTGTGGATGGCGGTACCGGAGTCGTCCTCCGGCCGTGCCCTTGGCGTCCTCGCCCCCGCCGAGGTGGAGTCCTTCCGGGCGTCGACGTTTGCTGGCGTCCCGCTGCCTGCGTATATGTCAATGAACGCCGAGCAGTTCGCCCATTTGGGCACGACGCGTGGCGACGTCTCAGGGCTCGCCATCCCGATGCTCATCGCCGCCGCGTTCTTTACCACCCTCAACCTGGTCATCTCGCAGATCCGCATGCGCTCGACCCTGGAGTGGGGCAACCCTGCCTCCCAGCGGGTCTACTGCTTTGTCTGGTGCCTGGTGCCAATTGTGCCGGCCGGCATCACGCTCGCTGGCCTGACCGGGCTCGTGCCCGTCGCCCTTCTGCTCTACTGGGTCAGCGGCAACTTCTGGACGATCGTACAAAACATCACCCTGTGGGTGCTCACGGTGCGCGCCTTCCCCCTCGAGGACCACCACCGCGAGCACATGCGCCAGGCGAAGGAGGCAGAGATGTCCAAGCGGCGGAGTAGGCACGAGTGGAAGCGCTCGCGGCGTCGCAGGCGCGCTGGCGCCTTGGTCAAGCCCTGGACCATCGCTAGCGTTCGACGGGACCTGGCCGCCGAAAAGGCCGCGGCCGGGGCGGCCCGCGCTGAGGAGAAGGCGGAGAAGAAGCGGATCGCCGCGCAGCGGCGCGCCGCGGTGCGGGAGTCGAACCAGCTGCGCCGCGAAGAAGCGCGCCGCAAGGCGAGCGAGAAGGCCCGCGCGCAGCAACAGGAGAAGGAGCCGGAACCTGAGCCGGAGGAGCGCGGCGGCGAGGAGGCCTAG
- a CDS encoding TetR/AcrR family transcriptional regulator: protein MTTEPAGKKKATARRRNRPSPRQRLLDAATKLFIEEGIRVIGIDRILREADVAKASLYSLLGSKDNLVIAYLERLDEEYRQRWLDRTAGSREEDDKILAFFDMAIEEEPAKGFRGSPFLNAANEYPRPETDSERRIVATATAHRQWIHDTMTQLLTKKNGYASDAEADQLLIFLEGGLSGARFLRDVGPLQTGRELATQLLGAPPIDYSI, encoded by the coding sequence GTGACAACGGAACCTGCGGGCAAGAAAAAGGCGACTGCGCGGCGGCGCAATCGCCCGAGCCCGCGGCAGCGGCTTCTCGACGCCGCAACAAAGCTCTTTATCGAGGAAGGGATAAGGGTCATCGGCATTGACCGGATCCTGCGCGAAGCGGACGTTGCTAAGGCATCGCTCTACTCCCTGCTCGGCTCCAAGGACAACCTCGTCATCGCCTACCTCGAGAGGCTCGATGAGGAATACCGCCAGCGTTGGCTCGACCGCACCGCCGGGAGCCGCGAAGAAGACGACAAGATCCTCGCCTTTTTCGACATGGCGATCGAGGAGGAACCGGCGAAGGGCTTCCGCGGCTCGCCGTTTCTCAACGCCGCAAACGAATACCCCCGCCCGGAGACCGATTCCGAGCGGCGCATCGTGGCTACGGCGACAGCCCACAGGCAGTGGATCCACGACACAATGACGCAGCTTTTGACGAAGAAGAACGGCTACGCCTCCGATGCGGAGGCCGACCAGCTGCTCATCTTCCTCGAAGGGGGCCTCTCCGGGGCGCGATTCCTGCGCGACGTCGGCCCTTTGCAGACCGGGCGCGAGCTGGCCACCCAGCTCCTCGGCGCACCCCCGATCGACTACTCCATCTAG
- a CDS encoding GlsB/YeaQ/YmgE family stress response membrane protein, producing MKWGFIGWIVLGGLAGWIASKIKGRDAQMGIGLNIIVGIIGGLLGGWILGLFLDDPMSNIFMSFITCLIGAVVLLTIVNLFTGSRR from the coding sequence ATGAAGTGGGGATTTATCGGCTGGATCGTGCTCGGCGGCCTGGCAGGCTGGATCGCATCCAAGATTAAGGGACGCGACGCACAGATGGGCATCGGGCTCAACATCATCGTGGGTATCATCGGCGGCCTCCTCGGCGGCTGGATCCTCGGGCTGTTCCTGGATGACCCGATGAGCAATATCTTCATGAGCTTTATTACCTGCCTCATCGGCGCGGTCGTCTTGCTCACCATCGTGAACCTGTTCACCGGGTCGCGCCGCTAA
- a CDS encoding universal stress protein, translating to MTNPTTHPHNEITVDSVIVAVDGSPASDNAVRWAANTAAKRDIPLRLAASYTIPQFLYAEGIVPPKELLDDLQRDTMEKIDAARELALGIAPDIEIGHTVVEGSPIDMLLEFSQDASMIVMGSRGLGGLSGMVLGSVSSAVVSHASCPVVVVREDNNVTEETKYGPVVVGIDGSGVSQRAAEVAFAEASARGAELIAVHTWMDAPIQGPGAGYAITEDYWYAMQQGQEDKLNKYLAELEERYSEVKVRKVITRDRPVRALAEAAKGAQLLITGSHGRGGFKGMLLGSTSRALLQSAPCPMMVVRPNR from the coding sequence ATGACGAACCCCACGACGCACCCGCACAACGAAATCACCGTCGACAGTGTCATTGTCGCAGTCGACGGCTCCCCCGCGTCCGACAACGCCGTCCGGTGGGCGGCAAACACCGCCGCTAAGCGCGATATCCCGCTACGCCTCGCGGCCAGCTACACCATCCCGCAATTCCTCTACGCCGAGGGCATCGTGCCGCCGAAGGAGCTCTTGGATGACCTGCAGCGCGACACGATGGAAAAGATCGACGCCGCGCGCGAGCTCGCGCTCGGAATCGCGCCGGACATCGAAATCGGTCACACGGTCGTCGAGGGCTCCCCGATTGACATGCTCCTTGAATTCTCCCAGGACGCGAGCATGATCGTCATGGGTTCCCGGGGCCTTGGCGGACTCTCCGGCATGGTCTTAGGCTCTGTCTCAAGCGCGGTCGTCTCCCACGCGTCGTGCCCGGTCGTGGTGGTGCGCGAAGATAACAACGTCACGGAGGAGACCAAATACGGCCCGGTCGTGGTCGGCATCGATGGGTCTGGTGTATCACAGCGCGCCGCGGAGGTTGCGTTCGCGGAAGCGAGTGCTCGCGGCGCGGAGCTCATCGCCGTGCACACATGGATGGACGCCCCAATCCAAGGCCCGGGGGCAGGATACGCCATCACAGAAGATTACTGGTACGCGATGCAGCAGGGGCAGGAGGACAAGCTCAACAAGTACCTCGCCGAGCTCGAGGAGCGCTACAGCGAGGTCAAGGTGCGCAAGGTCATCACCCGCGACCGCCCCGTGCGGGCGTTGGCGGAGGCCGCGAAGGGAGCGCAGCTGCTCATCACGGGCTCCCACGGACGCGGCGGTTTCAAGGGCATGCTGCTCGGTTCGACCTCGCGCGCGCTGCTCCAATCCGCGCCCTGTCCGATGATGGTCGTGAGGCCGAACCGCTAG
- a CDS encoding pseudouridine synthase, with translation MRRKKSTKPRPLPPRDGLGASRARLPGDRAVTAFDFIARVITEQRYRHPDDDAHAVMQRFDAGEVVLRDGTPLRPDDLIEPGTDVFFYRHPAPERPVPFDIETVFEDDYILVVNKPHFLATMPRAAHITESATVRLRRATGNEELTPAHRLDRMTAGLLLLTKRAEHRGAYQELFARREVRKRYVAIARDAPVPTPTVWTHHIDKQPGELVATLQEGLPANAETHVLARAPIDAPSLQAVHGVVEPLACYVLEPVTGRTHQLRVQMCAAGVPIVGDPLYPTAVSGGVEDFRVPMRLAAVVLEFTDPLTGRGRCFGLDACGLWG, from the coding sequence ATGCGTAGAAAGAAGTCCACGAAGCCACGCCCTCTACCCCCGCGCGACGGGCTCGGCGCGAGCAGGGCGCGGCTACCGGGCGATCGTGCCGTCACCGCCTTCGACTTCATCGCACGGGTTATTACAGAACAGCGCTACCGCCACCCGGACGACGACGCACACGCCGTCATGCAGCGCTTCGACGCGGGCGAGGTCGTGCTTCGCGACGGCACCCCGCTCCGCCCCGACGATCTCATCGAGCCGGGCACGGACGTGTTCTTCTACCGCCATCCCGCGCCCGAGCGCCCCGTCCCCTTCGACATCGAGACGGTATTCGAAGACGACTACATCCTCGTGGTGAACAAGCCCCATTTCTTGGCGACGATGCCGCGCGCAGCGCACATCACCGAGTCCGCCACCGTGCGCCTGCGCCGGGCCACCGGCAACGAGGAGCTCACTCCCGCGCATCGCCTCGACCGAATGACAGCCGGCCTCCTGCTGTTGACCAAACGAGCGGAACACAGAGGAGCCTACCAAGAGCTTTTCGCGCGGCGCGAAGTGCGCAAGCGCTACGTCGCCATAGCGCGCGACGCCCCCGTGCCCACGCCAACGGTGTGGACGCACCACATTGACAAACAGCCCGGCGAGCTGGTCGCAACCTTGCAGGAAGGGCTGCCCGCCAACGCGGAGACCCACGTGCTCGCACGAGCACCCATTGACGCGCCCTCGCTGCAGGCGGTGCACGGGGTTGTTGAGCCTCTTGCGTGTTATGTTCTCGAGCCTGTGACGGGTCGTACGCATCAGTTGCGGGTACAGATGTGTGCGGCTGGGGTGCCGATTGTGGGTGATCCGCTCTACCCCACCGCGGTGTCGGGGGGTGTGGAGGATTTTCGTGTGCCGATGCGTCTGGCCGCGGTCGTGCTCGAGTTCACGGATCCGTTGACCGGTCGTGGGCGGTGTTTTGGGTTGGACGCGTGCGGGTTGTGGGGATAG
- a CDS encoding ATP-binding cassette domain-containing protein translates to MITARNLTKSYRKKDVLTGVDLDLEAGGIHGLLGRNGVGKSTLLGIIGGQIKASSGELRVFGEQPWDNARVMDAVALTGVDTPYPGAWSGAAILEAAGLRYPRWDEDGARSLVDDFALTGALETRYSFMSRGQKAMIGIVVGLASCAPLTLLDEPYVGLDTHNRRVFYEHLLAMGESGRTFIVATHHVHESAKVLDSFLILGRDGRIARHCNAADVADEYVVLSAPALPRIDEALDLRGSAGLQRALVPRSAAAGVGVVRKDTADLDDVIGAMLEAS, encoded by the coding sequence ATGATCACAGCCAGAAACCTCACGAAGAGCTACCGGAAGAAAGACGTGCTCACAGGCGTCGATCTCGACCTTGAGGCGGGCGGGATCCACGGTTTGCTCGGGCGCAACGGCGTGGGTAAGTCGACGCTGCTGGGGATCATCGGCGGGCAGATCAAGGCGTCGTCAGGCGAGCTGCGCGTCTTCGGTGAACAACCGTGGGATAACGCCCGCGTCATGGACGCCGTGGCGTTGACCGGCGTGGATACCCCCTACCCCGGGGCGTGGAGCGGGGCGGCGATCCTGGAAGCGGCGGGGTTGCGTTATCCGCGCTGGGACGAAGACGGCGCGCGCAGCCTCGTCGACGACTTCGCTCTCACCGGCGCGCTCGAGACCCGCTATTCCTTCATGTCGCGCGGGCAAAAGGCGATGATCGGCATCGTCGTCGGGCTCGCTTCCTGCGCGCCGCTGACGCTTCTCGACGAACCCTACGTCGGCCTTGATACCCACAACCGCCGAGTATTCTACGAGCACCTGCTGGCCATGGGCGAGTCCGGCCGGACGTTCATCGTGGCCACGCACCACGTCCACGAATCGGCGAAGGTGCTCGATTCCTTCCTGATCTTGGGCCGCGACGGCCGAATCGCGCGCCACTGCAACGCCGCCGACGTGGCCGACGAATACGTCGTCCTCTCAGCGCCCGCCCTACCCCGCATCGACGAAGCGCTCGACCTGCGCGGCTCGGCGGGGCTCCAGCGCGCGCTCGTGCCCCGCAGCGCCGCCGCGGGCGTGGGTGTGGTGCGCAAGGACACCGCCGATCTTGACGACGTCATCGGCGCCATGCTGGAGGCGAGCTAG
- a CDS encoding GntR family transcriptional regulator, which yields MNADVEPLFIQVSRFIQDLIVDGSLRPGQRAPSTNELAAFHEINPATARKGLALLVDAGVLEKRRGVGMFVTENARETIVGERRRNFAGECVAPMIDEAVRLGFSRQALHDLINRVAESRGMYQ from the coding sequence ATGAACGCAGACGTCGAGCCGCTGTTCATCCAGGTCTCGCGCTTCATCCAGGACCTCATCGTGGATGGTTCGCTTCGGCCCGGACAGCGCGCTCCATCGACCAACGAGCTCGCCGCCTTCCACGAGATCAACCCGGCGACCGCGCGCAAGGGCCTCGCATTGCTTGTCGACGCCGGGGTGTTGGAGAAGCGCCGCGGGGTGGGCATGTTCGTCACCGAAAACGCCAGGGAGACCATCGTGGGCGAGCGCCGCCGCAACTTCGCCGGCGAATGTGTCGCCCCGATGATCGACGAAGCGGTGCGCCTCGGCTTTAGCCGCCAGGCGCTCCACGACCTGATCAACCGAGTCGCAGAAAGCAGGGGAATGTACCAATGA
- a CDS encoding NYN domain-containing protein: protein MLERTLVFVDTSYLLASFYNSWEIGARAQLEIDLPEVVASLGAMITHQLHQPIHRQYWYDGIPDSGPHRYQRALRTCDGVQLRTGQLIEWGERRTQKGVDTRLVADLVVNATRGQFTDFVLVSGDADMIPGVEEASNRGILVHLYGFGWDSMSSALRHACDTTTILDPREDFADAMQLQVLEGPFPPVFRERPIGDAEPLDGDQGPTTVPGLGSEPLQAQEESDPAADSPSGQPEKGHEAGPSEPAPAGQPAQPQAAGRKDHARGQAEGQRDDQCDEPSEAEVEATNVANKAGGRHRGAPSPLDLADTKPAPKPSMMAPRRKLRSRYVPLPEEVWTSAGFQTPFDVGQQYATWWYDNAASTEQRDKAHMLSGGGLPPEIDRPLLQFACETLHEYTLSESQRVNLRDGFHSGIRGVLINIHRR, encoded by the coding sequence ATGCTTGAACGCACACTCGTGTTCGTCGATACCTCATACCTGCTCGCGAGTTTCTACAACTCGTGGGAGATTGGGGCCCGCGCACAGTTAGAAATTGACCTCCCCGAGGTCGTCGCATCCCTCGGGGCCATGATCACCCACCAACTCCACCAACCCATCCACCGCCAGTACTGGTACGACGGGATCCCCGACTCGGGCCCCCACCGCTACCAGCGGGCACTGCGCACCTGCGACGGTGTGCAGCTACGCACCGGGCAGCTCATCGAGTGGGGTGAGCGCCGCACCCAGAAAGGGGTGGACACGCGCCTCGTTGCGGACCTCGTCGTCAACGCCACGCGCGGGCAGTTCACCGACTTCGTCCTCGTCTCCGGAGACGCCGACATGATCCCCGGGGTCGAAGAGGCAAGCAACCGCGGCATCCTCGTCCACCTCTACGGCTTCGGCTGGGATTCGATGTCCTCCGCGCTGCGCCACGCCTGCGACACCACGACAATCCTCGACCCGCGCGAGGACTTCGCTGACGCGATGCAGCTCCAGGTCCTGGAGGGCCCTTTCCCGCCCGTCTTCCGCGAGCGCCCGATCGGGGACGCAGAGCCGCTCGATGGCGACCAGGGGCCCACGACGGTTCCCGGGCTCGGCAGCGAACCGCTCCAGGCACAGGAGGAATCGGACCCCGCCGCAGATAGCCCCTCGGGCCAGCCCGAGAAGGGCCACGAGGCGGGGCCGAGCGAGCCCGCACCCGCAGGCCAGCCCGCCCAGCCCCAGGCGGCCGGCCGCAAGGACCACGCAAGGGGTCAGGCGGAGGGGCAGCGAGATGACCAGTGCGACGAGCCTTCGGAGGCCGAGGTGGAGGCGACCAACGTCGCCAACAAGGCCGGGGGACGTCACCGCGGGGCACCGTCGCCGCTCGACCTGGCCGATACCAAGCCGGCCCCGAAGCCGTCGATGATGGCGCCGCGGCGCAAGCTGCGCTCGCGCTACGTGCCGCTGCCCGAAGAGGTCTGGACCTCGGCCGGGTTCCAAACGCCGTTTGACGTCGGCCAGCAGTACGCGACGTGGTGGTACGACAACGCCGCCTCCACCGAGCAGCGCGATAAGGCCCACATGCTCTCCGGCGGCGGGTTGCCGCCGGAGATCGACCGGCCGCTGCTGCAGTTCGCTTGCGAGACCCTCCACGAATACACGCTCAGCGAGAGTCAGCGCGTGAACCTACGCGACGGTTTTCACTCGGGCATTCGCGGGGTGCTCATCAACATCCACCGGCGCTAG
- a CDS encoding PspA/IM30 family protein, with product MANPFTKGWKYLMQSFDSKIEENADPKVQIQQAVAGAKQRHAELSQQAATIIGNRNQLRMKLDRLLASQEDLQDKARTALQAADAASAENDAEKAQQFNSTAEVIASQLVSVEQELEQTKQALASAEQAAEQASQKQKESEAKLHEQLGQVNELESQLDQAKMQEQTAATMDTLNQFGGSDDVPTLDGVRDKIERRYAHALGAQELAKGSMTDRISEIESAGTDVAASSRLAEIRASMGKAAPAGELTEAPEAPEADAPTAAEEK from the coding sequence ATGGCGAACCCGTTTACCAAGGGCTGGAAATACCTCATGCAGTCTTTCGACTCCAAGATTGAGGAAAACGCCGACCCGAAGGTGCAGATCCAGCAGGCCGTTGCCGGTGCCAAGCAGCGGCACGCCGAGCTTAGCCAGCAGGCCGCCACCATCATCGGCAACCGCAATCAGCTGCGGATGAAGCTCGATCGCCTGTTGGCGTCTCAGGAGGACCTGCAGGACAAGGCCCGCACCGCGCTCCAGGCGGCCGACGCCGCGAGCGCCGAGAATGATGCGGAGAAGGCGCAGCAGTTCAACTCCACCGCCGAGGTCATCGCCTCCCAGCTTGTCTCCGTCGAGCAGGAGCTCGAGCAGACGAAGCAGGCCCTGGCCTCGGCCGAGCAGGCGGCGGAACAGGCGAGCCAGAAGCAGAAGGAATCCGAGGCCAAGCTCCACGAGCAGCTCGGCCAGGTCAACGAGCTAGAGTCGCAGCTCGACCAGGCGAAGATGCAGGAGCAGACCGCGGCGACGATGGATACCCTCAACCAGTTCGGCGGTAGCGACGACGTGCCCACCCTCGATGGGGTGCGCGATAAGATCGAACGCCGCTACGCCCACGCCCTCGGCGCCCAGGAGCTGGCGAAGGGTTCCATGACGGACCGGATCTCCGAGATCGAGTCCGCTGGTACCGACGTCGCCGCATCGAGCCGGCTCGCGGAGATCCGCGCCTCGATGGGCAAGGCCGCCCCAGCCGGTGAGCTCACCGAAGCCCCCGAGGCTCCCGAGGCCGACGCGCCAACGGCGGCCGAGGAGAAATAG
- the trxA gene encoding thioredoxin, whose protein sequence is MATINVTEDTFESTVTAEGTVIVDAWAQWCGPCKAFAPTFEKASEEHPDVTFAKLDTEENPQVSAALEIQAIPTLMAFRDGIMVFRQSGAMPPAAFEDVIGQIKALDMDDVRRQLAEQNAEQNGE, encoded by the coding sequence ATGGCAACCATCAACGTCACTGAAGACACGTTTGAGAGCACCGTCACCGCCGAGGGCACCGTTATTGTTGACGCATGGGCGCAGTGGTGCGGGCCCTGCAAGGCCTTCGCTCCGACGTTTGAAAAGGCGTCCGAGGAGCACCCGGACGTCACGTTTGCCAAGCTCGACACCGAGGAAAACCCGCAGGTCTCCGCCGCGCTCGAGATCCAGGCCATCCCGACGCTGATGGCGTTTCGCGATGGCATCATGGTCTTCCGCCAGTCCGGTGCCATGCCGCCCGCCGCGTTCGAGGATGTGATCGGCCAGATCAAGGCGCTCGACATGGACGATGTGCGCCGCCAGCTCGCAGAGCAAAACGCAGAGCAAAACGGTGAATAA
- a CDS encoding heavy-metal-associated domain-containing protein, translated as MAVRQFSVEGMTCTHCEASVAEEVGAIAGVEDVAVDHTTGRLEVTGEGFSAEEVEKAVHEAGYRLT; from the coding sequence ATGGCAGTGCGCCAATTTAGCGTCGAGGGCATGACGTGTACCCACTGCGAGGCCAGCGTCGCCGAAGAGGTCGGGGCCATCGCCGGAGTCGAGGACGTTGCGGTGGACCACACCACGGGTCGCCTCGAGGTCACCGGCGAAGGCTTCAGCGCGGAGGAAGTGGAAAAGGCCGTCCACGAGGCCGGATACCGCCTCACCTAA